A region of Pseudomonas marginalis DNA encodes the following proteins:
- a CDS encoding LysE family translocator, protein MDLATLALFLPACFALNMAPGPNNLLSVSNATRYGYRTSCLAGIGRLLAFAGMIALASAGLAVVLQTSELLFYAIKIVGAAYLFYLAFQLWRADPQAEAQSAGAKVGLWVLARQEFLVAAGNPKAILIFTAFLPQFVVPGQPITPQFAVLGALFLVLEWIAISLYAYMGLHMRRWFAEPRGKRIFNRCCAGLLSAAATVLLTARRA, encoded by the coding sequence ATGGACCTCGCCACCCTCGCCCTGTTCCTCCCCGCCTGCTTCGCCCTGAACATGGCGCCCGGTCCGAACAACCTGCTGTCCGTCAGCAACGCCACGCGCTACGGCTACCGCACCTCGTGCCTGGCCGGTATCGGCCGTCTGCTGGCGTTCGCCGGGATGATCGCCCTCGCCTCCGCAGGCTTGGCGGTGGTGCTGCAGACGTCGGAGTTGTTGTTCTACGCGATCAAGATTGTGGGCGCGGCGTATCTGTTTTATCTGGCATTTCAGCTGTGGCGGGCTGATCCGCAGGCTGAGGCGCAATCGGCAGGCGCGAAGGTGGGTTTGTGGGTACTGGCGCGACAGGAGTTCCTGGTGGCGGCGGGCAACCCCAAGGCGATCCTGATCTTCACCGCGTTCCTCCCGCAATTCGTGGTCCCCGGCCAACCCATCACCCCGCAATTCGCCGTGCTGGGCGCGCTGTTCCTGGTGTTGGAATGGATCGCCATCAGCCTCTACGCCTATATGGGCCTGCACATGCGCCGCTGGTTTGCCGAGCCGCGTGGCAAGCGGATATTCAACCGCTGCTGTGCGGGGTTGTTGTCAGCGGCGGCGACGGTGTTGTTGACCGCACGTAGGGCTTGA
- the dapA gene encoding 4-hydroxy-tetrahydrodipicolinate synthase, which yields MSSFQGIWVPVVTPFQDGAIDFVGLHRLVSHLLGKHVAGIMVCTTTGEAASLSRQEQLAVLDAVLQQVPAHRVVMGLAGNNQIELLQFQAEILKRPLAGLLVPAPSYIRPSQAGLEAFFRTVADASSVPIILYDIPYRTGVTFEQATLLNIVAHPQIVAIKDCGGNLGNTLAVLASGEADVLCGEDLQIFNALCLGASGAIAASAHVCTEQFVALWQQVRDNQLAEARATFLGLVPLISTLFMEPNPAPVKAALALEGLIDSELRAPMQRATEAVIAKLQRLSRQAQ from the coding sequence ATGTCATCGTTTCAAGGTATCTGGGTTCCCGTGGTCACGCCGTTCCAGGATGGCGCCATCGACTTTGTCGGCCTGCACCGCCTGGTCAGCCACCTGCTGGGCAAGCACGTGGCCGGGATCATGGTGTGCACCACCACCGGCGAAGCCGCATCGCTCAGCCGCCAGGAACAACTGGCCGTGCTGGATGCGGTATTGCAACAGGTGCCCGCCCACCGCGTGGTGATGGGCCTGGCGGGCAACAACCAGATTGAGCTGCTGCAATTCCAGGCCGAGATCCTCAAGCGCCCGCTGGCGGGTTTGCTGGTGCCGGCGCCGAGTTACATTCGCCCTTCCCAGGCCGGCCTTGAAGCGTTCTTTCGCACGGTGGCCGATGCGTCCAGCGTGCCGATCATTCTCTACGACATTCCCTACCGTACCGGCGTGACCTTCGAGCAGGCGACCTTGCTGAACATCGTCGCGCACCCGCAGATCGTGGCGATCAAGGACTGCGGCGGCAACCTGGGCAATACCCTGGCGGTGTTGGCCAGCGGTGAGGCCGATGTGTTGTGTGGCGAGGACCTGCAGATCTTCAATGCGCTGTGCCTGGGTGCCAGCGGTGCGATTGCCGCGTCGGCCCATGTGTGCACCGAACAGTTTGTGGCGCTGTGGCAACAGGTACGGGACAACCAGTTGGCTGAGGCGCGGGCGACGTTCCTTGGCTTGGTGCCGTTGATCAGCACACTGTTCATGGAGCCCAACCCGGCGCCGGTGAAAGCCGCACTGGCGCTGGAGGGCTTGATCGACAGTGAGTTGCGGGCGCCGATGCAGCGGGCAACCGAGGCGGTCATCGCAAAGCTGCAAAGGCTTTCACGCCAGGCCCAATAA
- a CDS encoding AraC family transcriptional regulator produces MDETHLYGVDQFELDNFDQPAVALMLGSQRNDTEFPVHTHRKGQLVVAYHGGIVCTVEDGVWMVPSGFGVWIPGGIAHSNRVTANGKIGYLFVEPGAAALPHTCCTLVLSPLVLELILHLSAQAQDYPPASANARVASVLLEQLELAPSEQLYLPLPATTQLRFIARGLAQDPSNRCTMAQWARQVAMSERSLARLVKSETGLTFGQWRKQWQIIVALQSLAEGESVQRTAEALGYESVSSFISMFRKTLGSPPARYMRRTATR; encoded by the coding sequence GTGGACGAGACACATCTCTACGGGGTGGATCAATTCGAACTGGACAATTTCGACCAACCCGCAGTGGCGTTGATGCTGGGAAGCCAGCGAAACGACACCGAATTCCCCGTCCATACGCACCGCAAAGGCCAACTGGTGGTGGCGTATCACGGCGGCATCGTGTGCACCGTAGAGGATGGCGTGTGGATGGTGCCATCGGGGTTCGGCGTATGGATTCCGGGCGGTATTGCCCACAGCAACCGGGTGACCGCCAACGGCAAGATCGGCTATCTGTTCGTAGAGCCCGGTGCCGCAGCATTACCGCACACATGCTGCACGCTGGTGCTGTCACCGCTGGTCCTGGAATTGATCCTGCACTTGAGCGCCCAAGCCCAGGACTATCCGCCGGCGTCTGCCAATGCACGCGTGGCGAGCGTGCTCCTCGAACAGTTGGAACTGGCCCCCTCGGAACAGCTGTACCTGCCGCTTCCGGCCACAACGCAGCTGCGTTTCATCGCACGGGGGTTGGCCCAGGACCCGTCAAATCGCTGCACCATGGCCCAATGGGCACGCCAGGTCGCCATGAGCGAGCGCTCCCTGGCGCGCTTGGTTAAAAGCGAAACTGGGCTAACCTTTGGCCAATGGCGCAAGCAATGGCAAATCATCGTGGCCTTGCAGAGCCTGGCCGAGGGCGAATCCGTGCAACGCACCGCCGAAGCCCTCGGGTACGAGTCGGTCAGTTCGTTCATCAGCATGTTTCGCAAGACACTGGGCTCGCCGCCAGCGCGGTACATGCGGCGGACCGCAACACGTTAG
- a CDS encoding ester cyclase — protein MTRNQLADLYLGYIDCLNRQDWNRLGDFVHPEVAYNAKVVGLEGYRAMLERDFREIPDLVFHIQLLIADPPTVACRLNFNVTPRGEFFGLAINGRQVAFSENVFYTFVDGKIAQVWSVIDKAAIERQLAV, from the coding sequence ATGACCCGCAACCAACTTGCCGACCTTTACCTCGGCTACATCGACTGCCTGAACCGGCAGGATTGGAACCGCCTGGGCGACTTCGTCCACCCTGAGGTGGCCTATAACGCCAAGGTAGTCGGCCTGGAGGGCTACCGCGCCATGCTGGAGCGCGACTTCCGCGAGATCCCCGACCTGGTGTTCCACATCCAGTTGCTGATCGCCGACCCGCCCACCGTCGCCTGCCGGCTGAACTTCAATGTCACGCCCCGGGGCGAGTTTTTCGGGCTGGCGATCAATGGTCGCCAGGTGGCGTTCTCGGAGAACGTTTTCTACACGTTCGTCGACGGCAAAATCGCCCAGGTCTGGTCGGTGATCGACAAGGCGGCGATCGAACGGCAGTTGGCCGTCTAA
- a CDS encoding DUF1656 domain-containing protein — translation MLSEITIAHLYLPPFLLYLGVTAVVYALLERIVRPWLDWAWHPSMARFCMSLIVLSILVLKF, via the coding sequence ATGCTGAGCGAAATCACGATTGCCCACCTCTACCTGCCGCCTTTCTTGCTCTACCTGGGCGTTACCGCCGTGGTTTACGCACTGCTGGAGCGGATCGTGCGGCCCTGGCTGGACTGGGCCTGGCACCCGAGCATGGCGCGTTTCTGCATGTCGTTGATCGTTCTCTCGATCCTCGTGCTGAAGTTTTGA
- a CDS encoding VOC family protein, with product MKRKNTLCLWYNDTAEEAARFYASTFPDSTLDAVHLAPGDYPSGKQGDVLTVEFTVMGIPCIGLNGGPIFPHSEAFSFQVATDDQAETDRYWNAIIDNGGQASACGWCKDKWGLSWQITPRVLTDAVANPDSTIAKRAFDAMMTMTKIDIAAIEAAIKG from the coding sequence ATGAAACGCAAGAACACCCTCTGCCTCTGGTACAACGACACCGCCGAGGAGGCTGCGCGCTTCTACGCCAGCACCTTCCCCGACAGTACGCTCGACGCCGTGCACCTGGCCCCCGGTGACTACCCGTCCGGCAAACAGGGCGATGTGCTCACGGTGGAATTCACCGTGATGGGCATCCCGTGCATTGGCCTCAATGGCGGCCCGATATTCCCCCACAGCGAAGCGTTTTCCTTCCAGGTCGCCACCGATGACCAGGCCGAAACCGATCGCTACTGGAACGCCATTATCGACAACGGCGGCCAGGCCAGCGCCTGCGGTTGGTGCAAGGATAAATGGGGATTGTCGTGGCAGATCACGCCTCGGGTGTTGACCGATGCGGTGGCCAACCCTGACTCGACAATAGCCAAACGTGCTTTCGACGCGATGATGACCATGACCAAAATCGACATTGCGGCGATTGAAGCAGCGATAAAAGGCTGA